One part of the Bifidobacteriaceae bacterium genome encodes these proteins:
- a CDS encoding reverse transcriptase/maturase family protein: MRAERYRFQPVRRVRIPKKSGGTRPLGIPPWRDKITGEVVRLLLEAYYEPGFSDRSHGFRPGRGCHTALREIQRVWTGAAWFVETDIKDCFGSLDHEVLLGILAERVHDQRFLRLVKGMLEAGYLEDFTWGATLSGAPQGSGVSPVLSNIYLDKLDKHVENELIPRHTRGGRRRLNPAYARAKEARRRARQRGGQAESRGRVGVDAADALPSAGRPRLPEAAVLPLCRRQPLRVRRPEGRSRADQGRTGAFPARRAQTGNFP, from the coding sequence ATGCGCGCCGAGAGGTACCGGTTTCAACCGGTCCGCAGGGTGCGGATACCGAAGAAGTCGGGCGGGACGAGGCCGTTGGGCATACCGCCGTGGCGGGACAAGATCACCGGGGAGGTGGTGCGTCTGCTGCTGGAGGCGTACTACGAGCCGGGGTTCTCGGACCGGTCGCACGGGTTCAGGCCGGGCAGGGGGTGCCACACCGCGCTGCGCGAGATACAGCGCGTGTGGACCGGCGCCGCCTGGTTCGTCGAGACGGACATCAAGGACTGCTTCGGCAGCCTCGACCACGAGGTGCTCCTGGGCATCTTGGCGGAACGCGTCCACGACCAGCGGTTCCTCAGGCTGGTCAAAGGGATGCTGGAGGCCGGGTACCTGGAGGACTTCACCTGGGGGGCGACCCTTTCCGGGGCGCCCCAGGGGTCTGGCGTCTCGCCGGTCCTGTCGAACATCTACCTGGACAAGCTCGACAAGCACGTCGAGAACGAGCTGATACCGAGGCACACCCGAGGCGGGAGGCGCAGGCTGAACCCGGCCTACGCCCGAGCCAAAGAGGCGAGGCGGCGAGCCCGGCAGAGGGGGGGACAGGCGGAAAGCCGCGGACGCGTTGGCGTCGATGCGGCTGATGCCCTCCCATCAGCCGGACGACCCCGCCTACCGGAGGCTGCGGTACTGCCGCTATGCCGACGACAGCCTCTTCGGGTTCGCCGGCCCGAAGGCCGAAGCCGAGCAGATCAAGGCCGAACTGGAGCGTTTCCTGCGCGACGAGCTCAAACTGGAAATTTCCCCTGA